In Nothobranchius furzeri strain GRZ-AD chromosome 19, NfurGRZ-RIMD1, whole genome shotgun sequence, the following are encoded in one genomic region:
- the LOC107394808 gene encoding uncharacterized protein isoform X9, translating into MSDRVQNATTRASLRKRVTFNMNSNKVYIAGSHVPSTPETSADAEGVIKVTDDQRKTHVDVSEPNTSCKNVSCSVFRNVSLFCTPTCATSSSPTKHVCTSGSALSAPKSAPVHLQKSDAASKEWKSAVGSTAESEVCNKTAPCSKMEKLLDVRQTSVASANTAEPPVTHPHPGVTSSLPAPYLNIIPVGTKAPQKGRCCKPAGQTAQSGNLPAIGLSQLVIVLCEEKRQVFCRLCSVKLSSSSHSRSFDHCFNYVKMKYPGWTASQVEKELSSVVAPLAELERRLKYLHPQKIEVNRGVYWFLASLPEDKAVETVKTLLRQTRPRVSSSTGDTAETLGLEVSSSDDGVRVFDREVSDVCDKQIQTDLIQITEMLKEDDRPGDLQRSDDPIQEPRSCVSSDQVNPDPVPGVQDEEMIETVQQDSFDPDAEVKDDVTDVSGTPRKSPTPFHISEEAETLVGPGRWRPPAAETQQWKRDVRQLDEELLTRPQKVPRFQTCGLQPQTCAEAGQQSPSGPSYRAEVAPEQGAEPRGQRASQEGPRALLAGGCGSRPVVGMASVWECRGLSQDTFFLCESCEDILSHRDICLHLVSRDHQLNYLWRERPEVLETFWPREDLPSELRKEILNRVVWEFAVWERDRVDTPCVLLEQELHQFVRTAHYIEGTGFSFRVYEGNGLICVKCAFLALNILRFITNEETSVRLSNRTTHQKSTASAWECRGLSQEDSNLQ; encoded by the exons ATGTCAGACCGAGTTCAGAACGCCACCACCCGTGCTTCGCTCCGTAAACGCGTCACCTTTAATATGAACAGCAACAAG GTGTACATAGCAGGGAGCCATGTCCCCTCAACTCCAGAAACTTCTGCAGACGCTGAAGGGGTCATTAAAGTGACCGACGATCAGAGGAAGACCCACGTGGACGTGTCCGAACCAAACACAAGTTGTAAAAATGTCTCTTGTTCTGTTTTTAGAAATGTTTCCTTGTTTTGCACGCCCACATGTGCAACCTCCTCCTCGCCAACAAAGCACGTTTGCACTTCAGGTTCGGCCCTCTCAGCTCCAAAATCTGCACCAGTGCATCTGCAGAAAAGTGACGCTGCATCCAAAGAGTGGAAGAGCGCTGTGGGCTCTACAGCCGAGTCTGAAGTCTGTAACAAaacagcaccttgctccaaaatggAGAAACTCCTAGATGTGAGACAGACGTCTGTAGCCAGCGCTAACACGGCTGAGCCGCCAGTTACACACCCACATCCTGGTGTGACAAGCTCACTTCCTGCTCCTTACCTGAACATCATACCTGTCGGCACCAAGGCGCCACAGAAAGGTCGTTGCTGCAAGCCTGCAGGTCAAACGGCACAGAGCGGTAATCTTCCTGCTATTGG CTTAAGCCAGCTGGTCATAGTGCTGTGTGAGGAAAAGAGGCAGGTGTTTTGTCGGCTGTGTTCAGTCAAGCTGAGTAGCTCGAGTCACAGCAGAAGCTTCGACCACTGCTTTAACTACGTG AAAATGAAGTATCCTGGATGGACGGCGTCGCAGGTGGAGAAGGAGCTGAGCAGCGTAGTGGCTCCTTTAGCTGAGCTCGAGAGACGTCTTAAATATCTGCACCCTCAG aaAATAGAAGTAAACCGGGGCGTGTACTGGTTCCTGGCTTCTCTCCCAGAAGACAAAG CTGTGGAGACGGTGAAAACGCTGCTGAGACAAACGCGTCCTCGTGTCTCGTCGTCCACGGGCGACACCGCTGAGACTTTGGGACTTGAAGTTTCAAGCTCAGACGACG GCGTACGTGTGTTTGATCGTGAAGTCTCCGACGTTTGTGATAAGCAAATACAGACGGATCTGATCCAGATAACAG aaatgTTGAAGGAGGACGACCGTCCGGGGGATCTTCAGAGGTCAGATGATCCGATTCAGGAACCTCGCTCTTGTGTTAGCAGCGATCAAGTTAATCCAGATCCAGTTCCGGGTGTTCAAGATGAAGAAATGATAG AAACCGTCCAGCAGGATTCCTTTGATCCAGATGCAGAAGTTAAAGACGACGTCACCGACGTGTCTGGGACTCCCCGTAAGTCCCCGACTCCCTTCCACATCTCAG AAGAAGCAGAAACCCTCGTCGGTCCGGGGCGATGGCGTCCACCTGCTGCTGAAACACAACAGTGGAAGAGAGATGTGCGCCAACTGGACGAAGAACTCCTCACAAGACCACAAAAGGTTCCACGTTTTCAAACCTGCGGCCTGCAGCCGCAAACTTGTGCTGAAGCAGGACAGCAGAGCCCGTCAGGACCGAGCTACAGAGCAGAAGTAGCTCCGGAACAAGGAGCAGAACCCCGAGGACAAAGAGCATCACAGGAAGGACCCAGAGCTTTATTAG CAGGCGGATGTGGCTCCAGACCCGTCGTCG GCATGGCCTCCGTGTGGGAGTGCCGGGGACTTTCTCAGGACACTTTCTTCCTGTGTGAAAGCTGTGAGGACATCCTGTCCCACAGAGACATCTGTCTGCATCTGGTCAGCCGGGATCACCAGCTCAACTACCTG TGGAGGGAACGTCCCGAGGTTCTGGAAACGTTCTGGCCGAGGGAGGATCTGCCGTCAGAGCTGAGAAAGGAAATTTTAAACCGCGTCGTTTGGGAATTTGCTGTGTGGGAGCGGGACAGGGTGGACACGCCG TGTGTGCTGCTGGAACAGGAGCTCCATCAGTTCGTTAGGACAGCTCACTACATCGAAGGTACTGGCTTCTCGTTCAGAGTCTATGAGGGAAACGGACTAATTTGTGTTAAATGTGCCTTTTTAGCTCTTAATATTTTGAGATTCATCACAAATGAAGAGACAAGTGTCCGCCTGTCCAACAGAACCACACACCAGAAAA GCACGGCCTCTGCGTGGGAGTGTCGAGGACTTTCTCAGGAGGACTCCAACCTTCAGTAA
- the LOC107394808 gene encoding uncharacterized protein isoform X4, with amino-acid sequence MSDRVQNATTRASLRKRVTFNMNSNKVYIAGSHVPSTPETSADAEGVIKVTDDQRKTHVDVSEPNTSCKNVSCSVFRNVSLFCTPTCATSSSPTKHVCTSGSALSAPKSAPVHLQKSDAASKEWKSAVGSTAESEVCNKTAPCSKMEKLLDVRQTSVASANTAEPPVTHPHPGVTSSLPAPYLNIIPVGTKAPQKGRCCKPAGQTAQSGNLPAIGLSQLVIVLCEEKRQVFCRLCSVKLSSSSHSRSFDHCFNYVKMKYPGWTASQVEKELSSVVAPLAELERRLKYLHPQKIEVNRGVYWFLASLPEDKAVETVKTLLRQTRPRVSSSTGDTAETLGLEVSSSDDGVRVFDREVSDVCDKQIQTDLIQITEMLKEDDRPGDLQRSDDPIQEPRSCVSSDQVNPDPVPGVQDEEMIETVQQDSFDPDAEVKDDVTDVSGTPRKSPTPFHISEEAETLVGPGRWRPPAAETQQWKRDVRQLDEELLTRPQKVPRFQTCGLQPQTCAEAGQQSPSGPSYRAEVAPEQGAEPRGQRASQEGPRALLAGGCGSRPVVGERLCKHTTTRSTQARLHGVCSSGMASVWECRGLSQDTFFLCESCEDILSHRDICLHLVSRDHQLNYLWRERPEVLETFWPREDLPSELRKEILNRVVWEFAVWERDRVDTPCVLLEQELHQFVRTAHYIEGTGFSFRVYEGNGLICVKCAFLALNILRFITNEETSVRLSNRTTHQKSTASAWECRGLSQEDSNLQ; translated from the exons ATGTCAGACCGAGTTCAGAACGCCACCACCCGTGCTTCGCTCCGTAAACGCGTCACCTTTAATATGAACAGCAACAAG GTGTACATAGCAGGGAGCCATGTCCCCTCAACTCCAGAAACTTCTGCAGACGCTGAAGGGGTCATTAAAGTGACCGACGATCAGAGGAAGACCCACGTGGACGTGTCCGAACCAAACACAAGTTGTAAAAATGTCTCTTGTTCTGTTTTTAGAAATGTTTCCTTGTTTTGCACGCCCACATGTGCAACCTCCTCCTCGCCAACAAAGCACGTTTGCACTTCAGGTTCGGCCCTCTCAGCTCCAAAATCTGCACCAGTGCATCTGCAGAAAAGTGACGCTGCATCCAAAGAGTGGAAGAGCGCTGTGGGCTCTACAGCCGAGTCTGAAGTCTGTAACAAaacagcaccttgctccaaaatggAGAAACTCCTAGATGTGAGACAGACGTCTGTAGCCAGCGCTAACACGGCTGAGCCGCCAGTTACACACCCACATCCTGGTGTGACAAGCTCACTTCCTGCTCCTTACCTGAACATCATACCTGTCGGCACCAAGGCGCCACAGAAAGGTCGTTGCTGCAAGCCTGCAGGTCAAACGGCACAGAGCGGTAATCTTCCTGCTATTGG CTTAAGCCAGCTGGTCATAGTGCTGTGTGAGGAAAAGAGGCAGGTGTTTTGTCGGCTGTGTTCAGTCAAGCTGAGTAGCTCGAGTCACAGCAGAAGCTTCGACCACTGCTTTAACTACGTG AAAATGAAGTATCCTGGATGGACGGCGTCGCAGGTGGAGAAGGAGCTGAGCAGCGTAGTGGCTCCTTTAGCTGAGCTCGAGAGACGTCTTAAATATCTGCACCCTCAG aaAATAGAAGTAAACCGGGGCGTGTACTGGTTCCTGGCTTCTCTCCCAGAAGACAAAG CTGTGGAGACGGTGAAAACGCTGCTGAGACAAACGCGTCCTCGTGTCTCGTCGTCCACGGGCGACACCGCTGAGACTTTGGGACTTGAAGTTTCAAGCTCAGACGACG GCGTACGTGTGTTTGATCGTGAAGTCTCCGACGTTTGTGATAAGCAAATACAGACGGATCTGATCCAGATAACAG aaatgTTGAAGGAGGACGACCGTCCGGGGGATCTTCAGAGGTCAGATGATCCGATTCAGGAACCTCGCTCTTGTGTTAGCAGCGATCAAGTTAATCCAGATCCAGTTCCGGGTGTTCAAGATGAAGAAATGATAG AAACCGTCCAGCAGGATTCCTTTGATCCAGATGCAGAAGTTAAAGACGACGTCACCGACGTGTCTGGGACTCCCCGTAAGTCCCCGACTCCCTTCCACATCTCAG AAGAAGCAGAAACCCTCGTCGGTCCGGGGCGATGGCGTCCACCTGCTGCTGAAACACAACAGTGGAAGAGAGATGTGCGCCAACTGGACGAAGAACTCCTCACAAGACCACAAAAGGTTCCACGTTTTCAAACCTGCGGCCTGCAGCCGCAAACTTGTGCTGAAGCAGGACAGCAGAGCCCGTCAGGACCGAGCTACAGAGCAGAAGTAGCTCCGGAACAAGGAGCAGAACCCCGAGGACAAAGAGCATCACAGGAAGGACCCAGAGCTTTATTAG CAGGCGGATGTGGCTCCAGACCCGTCGTCGGTGAGCGTTTATGTAAACACACCACCACCCGTTCCACGCAGGCACGTTTACACGGTGTGTGTTCATCAGGCATGGCCTCCGTGTGGGAGTGCCGGGGACTTTCTCAGGACACTTTCTTCCTGTGTGAAAGCTGTGAGGACATCCTGTCCCACAGAGACATCTGTCTGCATCTGGTCAGCCGGGATCACCAGCTCAACTACCTG TGGAGGGAACGTCCCGAGGTTCTGGAAACGTTCTGGCCGAGGGAGGATCTGCCGTCAGAGCTGAGAAAGGAAATTTTAAACCGCGTCGTTTGGGAATTTGCTGTGTGGGAGCGGGACAGGGTGGACACGCCG TGTGTGCTGCTGGAACAGGAGCTCCATCAGTTCGTTAGGACAGCTCACTACATCGAAGGTACTGGCTTCTCGTTCAGAGTCTATGAGGGAAACGGACTAATTTGTGTTAAATGTGCCTTTTTAGCTCTTAATATTTTGAGATTCATCACAAATGAAGAGACAAGTGTCCGCCTGTCCAACAGAACCACACACCAGAAAA GCACGGCCTCTGCGTGGGAGTGTCGAGGACTTTCTCAGGAGGACTCCAACCTTCAGTAA
- the LOC107394808 gene encoding uncharacterized protein isoform X6, with protein MSDRVQNATTRASLRKRVTFNMNSNKVYIAGSHVPSTPETSADAEGVIKVTDDQRKTHVDVSEPNTSCKNVSCSVFRNVSLFCTPTCATSSSPTKHVCTSGSALSAPKSAPVHLQKSDAASKEWKSAVGSTAESEVCNKTAPCSKMEKLLDVRQTSVASANTAEPPVTHPHPGVTSSLPAPYLNIIPVGTKAPQKGRCCKPAGQTAQSGNLPAIGLSQLVIVLCEEKRQVFCRLCSVKLSSSSHSRSFDHCFNYVKMKYPGWTASQVEKELSSVVAPLAELERRLKYLHPQKIEVNRGVYWFLASLPEDKAVETVKTLLRQTRPRVSSSTGDTAETLGLEVSSSDDGVRVFDREVSDVCDKQIQTDLIQITEMLKEDDRPGDLQRSDDPIQEPRSCVSSDQVNPDPVPGVQDEEMIETVQQDSFDPDAEVKDDVTDVSGTPRKSPTPFHISEEAETLVGPGRWRPPAAETQQWKRDVRQLDEELLTRPQKVPRFQTCGLQPQTCAEAGQQSPSGPSYRAEVAPEQGAEPRGQRASQEGPRALLGGKAPSCSHLSFYLTAGGCGSRPVVGMASVWECRGLSQDTFFLCESCEDILSHRDICLHLVSRDHQLNYLWRERPEVLETFWPREDLPSELRKEILNRVVWEFAVWERDRVDTPCVLLEQELHQFVRTAHYIEGTGFSFRVYEGNGLICVKCAFLALNILRFITNEETSVRLSNRTTHQKSTASAWECRGLSQEDSNLQ; from the exons ATGTCAGACCGAGTTCAGAACGCCACCACCCGTGCTTCGCTCCGTAAACGCGTCACCTTTAATATGAACAGCAACAAG GTGTACATAGCAGGGAGCCATGTCCCCTCAACTCCAGAAACTTCTGCAGACGCTGAAGGGGTCATTAAAGTGACCGACGATCAGAGGAAGACCCACGTGGACGTGTCCGAACCAAACACAAGTTGTAAAAATGTCTCTTGTTCTGTTTTTAGAAATGTTTCCTTGTTTTGCACGCCCACATGTGCAACCTCCTCCTCGCCAACAAAGCACGTTTGCACTTCAGGTTCGGCCCTCTCAGCTCCAAAATCTGCACCAGTGCATCTGCAGAAAAGTGACGCTGCATCCAAAGAGTGGAAGAGCGCTGTGGGCTCTACAGCCGAGTCTGAAGTCTGTAACAAaacagcaccttgctccaaaatggAGAAACTCCTAGATGTGAGACAGACGTCTGTAGCCAGCGCTAACACGGCTGAGCCGCCAGTTACACACCCACATCCTGGTGTGACAAGCTCACTTCCTGCTCCTTACCTGAACATCATACCTGTCGGCACCAAGGCGCCACAGAAAGGTCGTTGCTGCAAGCCTGCAGGTCAAACGGCACAGAGCGGTAATCTTCCTGCTATTGG CTTAAGCCAGCTGGTCATAGTGCTGTGTGAGGAAAAGAGGCAGGTGTTTTGTCGGCTGTGTTCAGTCAAGCTGAGTAGCTCGAGTCACAGCAGAAGCTTCGACCACTGCTTTAACTACGTG AAAATGAAGTATCCTGGATGGACGGCGTCGCAGGTGGAGAAGGAGCTGAGCAGCGTAGTGGCTCCTTTAGCTGAGCTCGAGAGACGTCTTAAATATCTGCACCCTCAG aaAATAGAAGTAAACCGGGGCGTGTACTGGTTCCTGGCTTCTCTCCCAGAAGACAAAG CTGTGGAGACGGTGAAAACGCTGCTGAGACAAACGCGTCCTCGTGTCTCGTCGTCCACGGGCGACACCGCTGAGACTTTGGGACTTGAAGTTTCAAGCTCAGACGACG GCGTACGTGTGTTTGATCGTGAAGTCTCCGACGTTTGTGATAAGCAAATACAGACGGATCTGATCCAGATAACAG aaatgTTGAAGGAGGACGACCGTCCGGGGGATCTTCAGAGGTCAGATGATCCGATTCAGGAACCTCGCTCTTGTGTTAGCAGCGATCAAGTTAATCCAGATCCAGTTCCGGGTGTTCAAGATGAAGAAATGATAG AAACCGTCCAGCAGGATTCCTTTGATCCAGATGCAGAAGTTAAAGACGACGTCACCGACGTGTCTGGGACTCCCCGTAAGTCCCCGACTCCCTTCCACATCTCAG AAGAAGCAGAAACCCTCGTCGGTCCGGGGCGATGGCGTCCACCTGCTGCTGAAACACAACAGTGGAAGAGAGATGTGCGCCAACTGGACGAAGAACTCCTCACAAGACCACAAAAGGTTCCACGTTTTCAAACCTGCGGCCTGCAGCCGCAAACTTGTGCTGAAGCAGGACAGCAGAGCCCGTCAGGACCGAGCTACAGAGCAGAAGTAGCTCCGGAACAAGGAGCAGAACCCCGAGGACAAAGAGCATCACAGGAAGGACCCAGAGCTTTATTAG GGGGAAAAGCTCCGAGCTGCAGCCATTTGTCTTTCTACCTAACAGCAGGCGGATGTGGCTCCAGACCCGTCGTCG GCATGGCCTCCGTGTGGGAGTGCCGGGGACTTTCTCAGGACACTTTCTTCCTGTGTGAAAGCTGTGAGGACATCCTGTCCCACAGAGACATCTGTCTGCATCTGGTCAGCCGGGATCACCAGCTCAACTACCTG TGGAGGGAACGTCCCGAGGTTCTGGAAACGTTCTGGCCGAGGGAGGATCTGCCGTCAGAGCTGAGAAAGGAAATTTTAAACCGCGTCGTTTGGGAATTTGCTGTGTGGGAGCGGGACAGGGTGGACACGCCG TGTGTGCTGCTGGAACAGGAGCTCCATCAGTTCGTTAGGACAGCTCACTACATCGAAGGTACTGGCTTCTCGTTCAGAGTCTATGAGGGAAACGGACTAATTTGTGTTAAATGTGCCTTTTTAGCTCTTAATATTTTGAGATTCATCACAAATGAAGAGACAAGTGTCCGCCTGTCCAACAGAACCACACACCAGAAAA GCACGGCCTCTGCGTGGGAGTGTCGAGGACTTTCTCAGGAGGACTCCAACCTTCAGTAA
- the LOC107394808 gene encoding uncharacterized protein isoform X5 codes for MSDRVQNATTRASLRKRVTFNMNSNKVYIAGSHVPSTPETSADAEGVIKVTDDQRKTHVDVSEPNTSCKNVSCSVFRNVSLFCTPTCATSSSPTKHVCTSGSALSAPKSAPVHLQKSDAASKEWKSAVGSTAESEVCNKTAPCSKMEKLLDVRQTSVASANTAEPPVTHPHPGVTSSLPAPYLNIIPVGTKAPQKGRCCKPAGQTAQSGNLPAIGLSQLVIVLCEEKRQVFCRLCSVKLSSSSHSRSFDHCFNYVKMKYPGWTASQVEKELSSVVAPLAELERRLKYLHPQKIEVNRGVYWFLASLPEDKAVETVKTLLRQTRPRVSSSTGDTAETLGLEVSSSDDGVRVFDREVSDVCDKQIQTDLIQITEMLKEDDRPGDLQRSDDPIQEPRSCVSSDQVNPDPVPGVQDEEMIETVQQDSFDPDAEVKDDVTDVSGTPRKSPTPFHISEEAETLVGPGRWRPPAAETQQWKRDVRQLDEELLTRPQKVPRFQTCGLQPQTCAEAGQQSPSGPSYRAEVAPEQGAEPRGQRASQEGPRALLGGKAPSCSHLSFYLTAGGCGSRPVVGERLCKHTTTRSTQARLHGVCSSGMASVWECRGLSQDTFFLCESCEDILSHRDICLHLVSRDHQLNYLWRERPEVLETFWPREDLPSELRKEILNRVVWEFAVWERDRVDTPCVLLEQELHQFVRTAHYIEALNILRFITNEETSVRLSNRTTHQKSTASAWECRGLSQEDSNLQ; via the exons ATGTCAGACCGAGTTCAGAACGCCACCACCCGTGCTTCGCTCCGTAAACGCGTCACCTTTAATATGAACAGCAACAAG GTGTACATAGCAGGGAGCCATGTCCCCTCAACTCCAGAAACTTCTGCAGACGCTGAAGGGGTCATTAAAGTGACCGACGATCAGAGGAAGACCCACGTGGACGTGTCCGAACCAAACACAAGTTGTAAAAATGTCTCTTGTTCTGTTTTTAGAAATGTTTCCTTGTTTTGCACGCCCACATGTGCAACCTCCTCCTCGCCAACAAAGCACGTTTGCACTTCAGGTTCGGCCCTCTCAGCTCCAAAATCTGCACCAGTGCATCTGCAGAAAAGTGACGCTGCATCCAAAGAGTGGAAGAGCGCTGTGGGCTCTACAGCCGAGTCTGAAGTCTGTAACAAaacagcaccttgctccaaaatggAGAAACTCCTAGATGTGAGACAGACGTCTGTAGCCAGCGCTAACACGGCTGAGCCGCCAGTTACACACCCACATCCTGGTGTGACAAGCTCACTTCCTGCTCCTTACCTGAACATCATACCTGTCGGCACCAAGGCGCCACAGAAAGGTCGTTGCTGCAAGCCTGCAGGTCAAACGGCACAGAGCGGTAATCTTCCTGCTATTGG CTTAAGCCAGCTGGTCATAGTGCTGTGTGAGGAAAAGAGGCAGGTGTTTTGTCGGCTGTGTTCAGTCAAGCTGAGTAGCTCGAGTCACAGCAGAAGCTTCGACCACTGCTTTAACTACGTG AAAATGAAGTATCCTGGATGGACGGCGTCGCAGGTGGAGAAGGAGCTGAGCAGCGTAGTGGCTCCTTTAGCTGAGCTCGAGAGACGTCTTAAATATCTGCACCCTCAG aaAATAGAAGTAAACCGGGGCGTGTACTGGTTCCTGGCTTCTCTCCCAGAAGACAAAG CTGTGGAGACGGTGAAAACGCTGCTGAGACAAACGCGTCCTCGTGTCTCGTCGTCCACGGGCGACACCGCTGAGACTTTGGGACTTGAAGTTTCAAGCTCAGACGACG GCGTACGTGTGTTTGATCGTGAAGTCTCCGACGTTTGTGATAAGCAAATACAGACGGATCTGATCCAGATAACAG aaatgTTGAAGGAGGACGACCGTCCGGGGGATCTTCAGAGGTCAGATGATCCGATTCAGGAACCTCGCTCTTGTGTTAGCAGCGATCAAGTTAATCCAGATCCAGTTCCGGGTGTTCAAGATGAAGAAATGATAG AAACCGTCCAGCAGGATTCCTTTGATCCAGATGCAGAAGTTAAAGACGACGTCACCGACGTGTCTGGGACTCCCCGTAAGTCCCCGACTCCCTTCCACATCTCAG AAGAAGCAGAAACCCTCGTCGGTCCGGGGCGATGGCGTCCACCTGCTGCTGAAACACAACAGTGGAAGAGAGATGTGCGCCAACTGGACGAAGAACTCCTCACAAGACCACAAAAGGTTCCACGTTTTCAAACCTGCGGCCTGCAGCCGCAAACTTGTGCTGAAGCAGGACAGCAGAGCCCGTCAGGACCGAGCTACAGAGCAGAAGTAGCTCCGGAACAAGGAGCAGAACCCCGAGGACAAAGAGCATCACAGGAAGGACCCAGAGCTTTATTAG GGGGAAAAGCTCCGAGCTGCAGCCATTTGTCTTTCTACCTAACAGCAGGCGGATGTGGCTCCAGACCCGTCGTCGGTGAGCGTTTATGTAAACACACCACCACCCGTTCCACGCAGGCACGTTTACACGGTGTGTGTTCATCAGGCATGGCCTCCGTGTGGGAGTGCCGGGGACTTTCTCAGGACACTTTCTTCCTGTGTGAAAGCTGTGAGGACATCCTGTCCCACAGAGACATCTGTCTGCATCTGGTCAGCCGGGATCACCAGCTCAACTACCTG TGGAGGGAACGTCCCGAGGTTCTGGAAACGTTCTGGCCGAGGGAGGATCTGCCGTCAGAGCTGAGAAAGGAAATTTTAAACCGCGTCGTTTGGGAATTTGCTGTGTGGGAGCGGGACAGGGTGGACACGCCG TGTGTGCTGCTGGAACAGGAGCTCCATCAGTTCGTTAGGACAGCTCACTACATCGAAG CTCTTAATATTTTGAGATTCATCACAAATGAAGAGACAAGTGTCCGCCTGTCCAACAGAACCACACACCAGAAAA GCACGGCCTCTGCGTGGGAGTGTCGAGGACTTTCTCAGGAGGACTCCAACCTTCAGTAA